A stretch of Campylobacter volucris DNA encodes these proteins:
- the pheS gene encoding phenylalanine--tRNA ligase subunit alpha, which translates to MQNMISQVNSANTLAELENIKVNFLGKKGVLTLEFAKLKDLQGEEKKEFANTLNKARDEFNQAYQVKLKELEEKALNEKMKQNVQDFSFFDETSNLGALHPIATTMDKIIEYFNSLNFSIEKGPLIEDDFHNFEALNLPQNHPARDMQDTFYFEDKTLLRSQTSPVQIRTMLSQKPPIRMIAPGAVFRRDFDITHTPMFHQVEGLVVEEGDKVNFANLKDMLENFLKYMFGDVKVRFRPSFFPFTEPSAEVDISCVFCKGCGCRVCKQTGWLEVLGCGVVDPNVYNFVGYKNVSGYAFGLGVERFAMLLHKIPDLRSMFEGDLRLLEQFR; encoded by the coding sequence TTGCAAAATATGATATCGCAAGTTAATTCTGCAAATACTTTAGCAGAGCTTGAAAATATAAAAGTAAATTTTTTAGGGAAAAAAGGCGTTTTGACTTTAGAATTTGCTAAATTAAAAGATTTACAAGGTGAAGAAAAAAAAGAATTTGCTAATACTTTAAACAAAGCAAGAGATGAATTTAATCAAGCTTATCAGGTAAAATTAAAAGAATTAGAAGAAAAAGCTTTAAATGAAAAAATGAAACAAAATGTGCAAGATTTTAGCTTTTTTGATGAAACTTCTAATTTAGGTGCATTGCACCCTATAGCTACTACAATGGATAAAATTATAGAATATTTTAATTCTTTAAATTTCAGCATTGAAAAAGGTCCGCTTATAGAAGATGATTTTCATAATTTTGAAGCTTTAAATTTACCACAAAATCACCCTGCAAGAGATATGCAAGATACTTTTTATTTTGAAGATAAAACCTTGCTTAGATCTCAAACTTCTCCAGTGCAAATTAGAACTATGCTTTCTCAAAAACCTCCCATTAGGATGATAGCTCCTGGAGCAGTTTTTAGAAGAGATTTTGATATTACCCATACTCCTATGTTTCATCAAGTTGAAGGCCTTGTGGTTGAAGAAGGAGATAAGGTCAATTTTGCAAATTTAAAAGATATGCTTGAAAATTTTTTAAAATATATGTTTGGAGATGTAAAAGTGCGTTTTAGACCAAGCTTTTTTCCTTTTACAGAGCCTTCAGCTGAAGTTGATATTTCATGTGTTTTTTGTAAAGGTTGTGGTTGTAGGGTTTGTAAGCAAACAGGATGGCTTGAAGTTTTAGGATGTGGAGTTGTTGATCCTAATGTTTATAATTTTGTAGGTTATAAAAATGTTAGCGGTTATGCTTTTGGATTGGGTGTAGAAAGATTTGCAATGCTTTTGCATAAAATTCCTGATTTGCGTTCTATGTTTGAAGGTGATTTAAGATTATTGGAGCAGTTTAGATGA
- a CDS encoding PKCI-related HIT family hydrolase gives MREKTVFELIVEGKIPANKVLESEKFLAFHDINPKAPIHILIIPKEHFENFQELSPELMSEMTKFIQELAVLLGLDKSGYRLITNCGKNSGQEVFHLHFHMLGGFELPKDKERQINPQSLF, from the coding sequence ATGAGAGAAAAAACGGTATTTGAGTTAATAGTAGAAGGAAAAATTCCCGCAAATAAAGTCTTAGAAAGTGAAAAATTTTTAGCTTTTCATGATATCAATCCAAAAGCCCCTATACATATTTTAATCATTCCTAAAGAACATTTTGAAAATTTTCAAGAACTAAGTCCTGAACTTATGAGCGAAATGACTAAATTTATCCAAGAATTAGCAGTGTTATTAGGGCTTGATAAAAGCGGATATAGACTAATAACAAATTGTGGTAAAAACAGCGGCCAAGAAGTATTTCATTTGCATTTTCATATGTTGGGTGGATTTGAACTTCCTAAAGATAAAGAAAGACAAATCAACCCTCAATCTTTATTCTAA
- the pckA gene encoding phosphoenolpyruvate carboxykinase (ATP): MKGLENLGLENIGQVFYNLNYDELLKHEIQNKEGICTKNGTFSVDTGIFTGRSPKDKYFVKQDPSQKYIAWGNINQAISEELFEKLLAKAKKQLSNSDIYIQDVYCGASLKSRKAVRFVTQIAWQAHFVKNMFIRPNEKELSDFMPDFVVYNACKCVNEDYKTDGLNSEVFVIFNIEKNIAVIGGTWYGGEMKKGIFSMMNYWLPLENKLPMHCSANVGEKGDVALFFGLSGTGKTTLSTDPKRKLIGDDEHGWDDEGVFNFEGGCYAKCINLDPNNEPEIYGAIKQNALLENVVLKEDLSVDFNDGSKTENTRVSYPIEHIINHEKSLSATHPSNIIFLSADAFGVLPPVSKLSKEQAMYYFLSGYTAKVAGTERGVTEPIATFSACFGEVFLPLHPTVYAKLLGEKITKHNVNVYLVNTGWSGGAYGVGKRMSIKATRACINAILDGSILNCEFENYDLFNLAVPKALEGVEDKLLNPINTWEDKQAYAQTKLKLAKMFIENFKRYEDVPEGSEFKLAGPAI; the protein is encoded by the coding sequence ATGAAAGGTTTAGAAAATTTAGGTTTAGAAAACATTGGACAAGTTTTTTATAATCTTAATTATGATGAGCTTTTAAAACATGAAATACAAAATAAAGAAGGAATTTGCACAAAAAATGGAACTTTTAGTGTAGATACTGGAATTTTTACAGGAAGAAGTCCTAAAGATAAGTATTTTGTAAAGCAAGATCCTTCGCAAAAATATATAGCATGGGGCAATATCAATCAAGCTATTAGCGAAGAATTGTTTGAAAAGCTTTTGGCTAAAGCTAAAAAACAGCTTAGCAATAGTGACATTTATATACAAGATGTGTATTGTGGTGCTTCTTTAAAAAGCCGTAAAGCTGTGCGTTTTGTGACACAAATTGCTTGGCAAGCACATTTTGTAAAAAACATGTTTATCCGTCCAAATGAAAAAGAATTAAGCGATTTTATGCCAGATTTTGTAGTATATAATGCTTGTAAATGTGTGAATGAAGACTATAAAACAGATGGGTTAAATTCAGAAGTTTTTGTCATTTTTAATATAGAAAAAAATATAGCAGTTATTGGTGGCACTTGGTATGGTGGAGAGATGAAAAAAGGTATTTTTTCTATGATGAATTATTGGCTACCTTTGGAAAATAAACTTCCTATGCATTGTAGTGCTAATGTCGGAGAAAAAGGTGATGTAGCTTTATTTTTTGGGCTTAGTGGTACAGGAAAAACAACTCTTTCAACTGATCCAAAAAGAAAATTAATCGGAGATGATGAACATGGATGGGATGATGAGGGAGTGTTTAATTTTGAAGGAGGTTGTTATGCAAAATGTATCAATCTTGATCCAAATAATGAGCCAGAAATTTATGGTGCTATAAAACAAAATGCACTTTTAGAAAATGTAGTTTTAAAAGAAGACTTAAGCGTAGATTTTAATGATGGTTCAAAAACAGAAAATACTAGAGTATCTTATCCAATTGAACATATTATAAATCATGAAAAAAGTTTAAGTGCAACTCATCCTAGTAATATTATATTTTTATCAGCTGATGCTTTTGGAGTTTTGCCTCCTGTTAGTAAGCTTAGTAAAGAACAAGCAATGTATTATTTTTTAAGTGGTTATACAGCAAAAGTTGCAGGAACTGAAAGAGGGGTTACTGAGCCTATTGCAACTTTTTCAGCTTGTTTTGGAGAAGTATTTTTACCACTTCACCCAACTGTGTATGCAAAACTTTTAGGTGAAAAAATTACAAAACATAATGTTAATGTTTATTTAGTCAATACTGGCTGGAGCGGTGGTGCTTATGGTGTTGGAAAAAGAATGAGTATTAAAGCTACTAGAGCTTGTATTAATGCGATTTTAGATGGTAGTATTTTAAATTGCGAATTTGAAAATTATGATTTATTTAATCTTGCTGTGCCAAAAGCTTTAGAAGGCGTTGAAGATAAATTGCTAAATCCTATTAATACTTGGGAAGATAAACAAGCTTATGCTCAAACAAAACTTAAACTTGCAAAAATGTTTATAGAAAATTTCAAACGCTATGAAGATGTTCCTGAAGGAAGTGAATTTAAATTAGCAGGACCTGCTATCTAA